In one window of Spartinivicinus marinus DNA:
- the xrtO gene encoding exosortase O — MMMQASLTEQCISTSCQQVEQQLVETPLVAAVRWNAAFILSQLLVAISLIYLFKPTLLWVWGQIQTAENSFHIIGVGLLVGLVIHSVVAKKRQLTLSFQIKKLPLVVFTVGCLIFLLNERLTGIHIFSATLMLITLYGFLGFYVKATSWAKAFLPFALLILLLPFEGYLDIYLGFPLRLFSAEMAKHFLSSFGVSALTSESVILVENKAAIVDLSCSGLKGLWAGLIFYIFLTWIESNKLSLSWLIGLVLFICCLVGFNIFRIISLVALDLVLNLPQLANYAHTMLGVLGFVFSCLFGWLLMRLQSGNIQISPKQESMNTNPPNLSLISKGLIKNDCYSLALILIIITGSIFLYEPLPKQQSMANKKIELPVDFNGKEVAFLPIEENFFKSNSANAVKYQFEWSGYQGSLIFVYSHYWKSQHDPRNCYFSQNITVDYEKTLSLSAEYDSKPVEIKYLHLNGGQNSGFYWFQSPTKKTADYSSRVFSGWLTPSEPWVMVSVAWEGELSALATEKFVGQVYSHIKSQF, encoded by the coding sequence ATGATGATGCAAGCTAGTTTAACTGAACAGTGTATTTCTACAAGTTGCCAGCAAGTCGAGCAACAACTAGTTGAGACCCCATTGGTAGCTGCTGTTCGATGGAATGCTGCTTTTATTCTTAGCCAGTTACTGGTTGCCATTAGCCTCATCTACTTGTTTAAACCAACATTACTTTGGGTTTGGGGGCAGATACAAACTGCTGAAAACAGCTTTCATATTATTGGTGTGGGGTTGCTAGTTGGTTTAGTCATACATAGTGTTGTTGCAAAGAAACGACAGTTGACGCTGAGCTTTCAAATTAAAAAACTGCCATTAGTCGTATTCACTGTAGGTTGCTTGATTTTTTTATTAAATGAGCGATTGACAGGCATTCATATTTTTTCTGCCACTTTGATGTTGATTACGCTATATGGCTTTTTAGGATTCTATGTAAAAGCTACATCCTGGGCCAAAGCATTTTTACCGTTTGCATTATTGATTTTATTACTACCCTTTGAAGGCTATTTAGATATTTACTTAGGTTTCCCTCTCAGGTTATTTTCAGCAGAGATGGCTAAACACTTTCTTTCAAGCTTTGGAGTCTCTGCATTAACCAGTGAGTCGGTTATCTTGGTTGAAAATAAGGCTGCCATAGTCGATTTAAGTTGTAGTGGTTTAAAAGGGCTATGGGCGGGGTTAATTTTTTATATATTTTTAACCTGGATAGAGAGTAACAAGCTTTCTTTAAGTTGGCTAATTGGTTTGGTGCTATTTATTTGCTGCTTGGTTGGTTTCAATATCTTCCGAATTATTAGCTTGGTTGCTTTAGATTTAGTGCTTAACCTTCCTCAGTTAGCTAATTATGCCCATACAATGCTTGGTGTGTTAGGTTTTGTTTTTTCCTGCCTATTTGGATGGCTACTGATGAGGCTTCAAAGTGGAAATATTCAAATATCACCAAAACAAGAATCAATGAATACCAACCCACCTAATTTGTCTTTGATAAGTAAAGGTTTGATAAAAAATGATTGTTACAGCTTGGCTCTAATACTTATCATTATAACAGGGAGCATTTTTCTCTATGAGCCTTTGCCAAAGCAGCAATCAATGGCTAATAAAAAAATCGAACTACCAGTTGACTTTAATGGTAAGGAGGTAGCATTTCTACCGATAGAAGAGAATTTTTTTAAAAGTAATTCAGCTAATGCTGTTAAATATCAGTTTGAATGGAGTGGTTATCAAGGCAGTTTGATTTTTGTCTATAGCCATTACTGGAAGTCTCAGCATGACCCAAGAAACTGTTATTTTTCGCAAAATATTACGGTTGATTATGAAAAAACTTTATCGCTATCAGCAGAGTATGATAGTAAGCCAGTAGAAATAAAATACCTGCATCTTAATGGTGGACAAAATTCCGGTTTTTATTGGTTTCAGTCTCCGACTAAAAAAACAGCTGATTATTCATCTCGTGTATTCTCAGGCTGGTTAACTCCCAGTGAACCTTGGGTAATGGTATCAGTCGCTTGGGAGGGAGAGTTAAGTGCTTTGGCAACTGAAAAATTTGTTGGCCAAGTATATAGCCATATAAAGAGTCAATTTTAA